Proteins co-encoded in one Erinaceus europaeus chromosome X, mEriEur2.1, whole genome shotgun sequence genomic window:
- the VMA21 gene encoding vacuolar ATPase assembly integral membrane protein VMA21 isoform X1, with product MSGRKIDTCRPASPPVKRLPCRNESSLSSTLKTLLFFTALMITVPIGLYFTTKSYVFEGALGMSNRDSYFYAAIVAVVAVHVVLALFVYVAWNEGSRQWREGKQD from the exons atgagcggaagaaagatagacacctgcagacctgcatcaccgcctgtgaagcgactcccctgcag AAATGAAAGCTCATTATCATCTACCCTGAAGACGCTCCTGTTCTTCACAGCTTTAATGATCACTGTACCTATTGGGTTATATTTCACGACTAAATCTTATGTATTTGAAG GCGCCCTTGGGATGTCCAATAGGGACAGCTATTTTTATGCTGCTATTGTCGCAGTGGTCGCCGTCCACGTGGTGCTGGCCCTCTTTGTTTATGTGGCCTGGAATGAAGGTTCAAGACAGTGGCGTGAAGGCAAACAGGATTAA
- the VMA21 gene encoding vacuolar ATPase assembly integral membrane protein VMA21 isoform X2: protein MERLDKAAPNALQPPELRNESSLSSTLKTLLFFTALMITVPIGLYFTTKSYVFEGALGMSNRDSYFYAAIVAVVAVHVVLALFVYVAWNEGSRQWREGKQD from the exons ATGGAGCGCCTAGATAAGGCGGCGCCGAACGCGCTGCAGCCGCCCGAACTCAG AAATGAAAGCTCATTATCATCTACCCTGAAGACGCTCCTGTTCTTCACAGCTTTAATGATCACTGTACCTATTGGGTTATATTTCACGACTAAATCTTATGTATTTGAAG GCGCCCTTGGGATGTCCAATAGGGACAGCTATTTTTATGCTGCTATTGTCGCAGTGGTCGCCGTCCACGTGGTGCTGGCCCTCTTTGTTTATGTGGCCTGGAATGAAGGTTCAAGACAGTGGCGTGAAGGCAAACAGGATTAA